TCTCTCTGCTCGTCTGGCTCCAGCAGCGGTTGTCCGACATTCTCGCAGGCCGAGGAAACGATCGACCTAAGGCTCTCGATCTCGTTGCCCGACTCAGCAACAAAATCGGCCAGCCGCTCGTCGTTGTCGATCTCAGCGAGCAGCTCCGACTCTACCCAATGGTACACCGCCGCCACCGCTACACGCAGTGACTCCGGCTCTAGCAAGGCGTCCCGCTCACGCGAGGGTACCAGCAGCACGGACAGCAACTGATCGAGGCGCCGCAGACGCTCTTGATAGGGTAGCGCGTCGAACTCCGCGCAGCCGGTGGGTCCATCCTCGCAAGCCAGGTTGTCGACCAGCACGCCCACCGCGATCTCAATCACCGATCGCTCCCCGCGCATCAGAGCGTCGGGCACGTCGTGTCGGAACTCTCGCCCGTCGTTTTCTGTCATGGGTCCCTCGTCGTTTCTCGAGCTGGAAGCCGAGTGGTCGGCGACGCCTGTCTCGACCGAATACCTTTGACGGCACGGAGGAGTCGGGGCGCCGCCGTCCTATCCTTGTTGCAGGCTATCCGAGCCTCGAGAGTCGAGCCATACGGGCTAACCCTTGCGCTATCATCCAAACGCAGTAGGTGGGGAGTCTGCTGAGAAGGCCGTTGAGGGATAGCCCCTAGGCCGGCATCGCACCGCCACTCCATCTCGTTCGCGTCGCGTCACCGTTCGCACAACGCGTGTGGCATCGTGTGAGTTTCTGCATGGGTCTGTTTGGGAGTGCACGAGTCTTTACGTGAGAGAATCTGTGACTGACGCAACGGATGCGACTGACACATCGACGGCAAACAGCGATGCGACTTCGGCTGCCCGAAGTTGGTTGGCAGTCCTGCGTAGACGTGATCGACTTCCATTGATGAAAGGCTAATCGTCTTCGCGTTGTACCGCGCGTCGAAGAATTTCAATCCAAACCGCCTCCAGCCCAGTTGTCCTAGCGGCGCAGCGGCAACTGTGTGTATCCTCAGGCAGGATCAACGCGTTGCCGCGCAACTCATCAACTGCTCGCTTGGCTAGTTCCCTATGTGTCTGGCCGGCGGAGCGACACAGCGCAGGATGTGCTCGCAAGATCAACCCCCATCGCGACAGGCGTGTGCGCGGACCGCACGTCGGACGGTCTTGTCGCGCTTGGGCAGAGTCGAAGCGTCGCGCGGCGCCAAGTGTGATCAACACGGAAACGACAAGGGCCGTAGATGGCAGACACGAACGACGATGACCTTAAGAGCGCGTTGGGCCTCACCCCCGAGGCGGTTGAGACCCGGCTGCAGATGATAGGTCTAGACGCCTCCTCGCGAGACAGCCTCGGCAGCTACTGGCCGACCGCACAGGAGTCGACCGCCATACTGCTTGAGCAGTTCTACGACCAATTCATTTCGACCCCAGACCTGGCCGCGGTGCTTGGCCACCCGAGCCGCATCCCAAAACTGATACTTGTTCAAACCGAGTATTTGGAAAGCCTGTTCTGCGATCCGATCGACGCCGAGTACGTTGATCGCCGACTCCGGATCGGCGCCCGCCACCACCAGCTGCGTGTGAAGCCCCAGTGGTACCTCGCGGCGTGCGCGCATCTCCTCTGCGGCTACATCGAGGCCGCGCCCACGACCAATCGGCAGGAGCCGATGGCGGTCGACGAGATCGACGCGATGGTCAAGAGCCTGTTCTTCGACGCCTCGCTTGTCCTCGACGCCTACATGCGTAACGCGGACCTGGCCGCGACGAGCGGAGCGGCTGAGCATACCGGCCCACACGTTCCGACGGGGGAGCGATCCGGCATGCCAACGCCGAGTTCGGTGAACGGTCAGCGTCACGCCACGGCGGCCATAAGACGCCTGCGGATGAACGAGAGCGACGTCAGCCGCCGAGCGACTTTCCTGGGACTGGAAGACCGCTGTCTGGAGGGCCTCGCCGCCGCCGCGCCCGCGGTGCTGGACGCCCTCCCGGGGGTGCTCCAAGAATTCTACGACCTGATCGAATCCACCGCGGACCTTGCCGGGATGCTGGAAGGCGAGCAGGTTCAACGGCTGATGTGGCAGGTGAGGTCGTACTGGAGCGAGCTGCTGCGGGGAGAGATCGACCCGGTGTATGCGACCTCGCGGATGCGCATCGGCGCGGTGCACGAGCAGCTCGGCATCCCACCGCAGCTCTACCTTGCCGGCCTGGCGCGGCAGGTGAGCCGCTTGCTGCCGGTGGTGATGGGGCGGGGCGACGATGGCCGGCACACGCTCAGCACGCTGTTCCGACTCGTGTTCTTCGACGTGACGTTCGTGATCGACGCGTACATGGAGGCCCGCGCGTCCCGCCTGCTCCAGCTGCGCGGTTTGGCGTCGCAGGTAATGACCGACGTCAGCTCCGCGGTTGTCGTTACGGACCGGGAGTGTCGCGTGCTGTTCGCCAACGAGGCGTTCGTGTCGATGGTGGGGATCGACCCCGGCCTGCTGTACTGCATGGAGCTTGCCAACGCGATCCCCAGCATGGATCTAGAGGGGGTTGTTCGGTCCGTCGGCGCTAGCCCACAGCGGCGGCTGATGCTGGTCAAGAAACTGGGGGACCGCAGTCTGCGTGTGACCATCAGTGAGCTTGAGGCATCGCAACCGGCCGAGGGCAAGATCGCAATCGTCCTGGACGATGTGAGCGAGCTTGTGCGTGTCGGCGACTCGTTCGACAGCACGTCCGCGCAGTACCAACGGCTTGCCGACGTTGTCGCGGCGGTGCTCTGGGAGATGGACTGGGAGACTCGGACGCTGGTGTCGCTGTCACGCGGCGCGTTGGAGCTGATCGGCCAACGGGACGTTTCGCTGCTTGGACGCGCCCATGCTTGGACGACGGCGATCTACCCCGAGGACCATGCGGCGTTTGTCGCGGCCTGCGAGAGCCTGAATGAGCTTACGCACAACAGCTGCGAGTACCGCATGGTCCGGTCGGACGGCCAGATCGTCTACGTGTCGTCCCACCTGACTCGCACCACTTCAGAAGGCGACAAGCTACGCATCGCGGCGGTGACCACCGACATATCGCAGACCCGTAGCACCGACCGCCTAAGGCTGTCGTCGCTGGAACACTTCTCGTCCAACATCTGCGACGTTGTCAGCACGGCGGTCGCGTCGGTCGAGTTTGACCTCCAGCGCATCGCCGCCGCACCAACGCCGCCCGGTGCGTCAGACCGCGGCGTTTCCCAGGCCCTGTTCGCCGTCAAGCGGGTCGCGTCTGTCCTCGGCAGCCTTAACGCGTTCTCCGGTCGCCAGCGGCTGGATGTTCAGGCGGCCGACCTCAACGATCTTGTCCACGAGTTCCTCGCCGAGATCAAGGTCATCGCCGGCGAGGAGTGCGACCTTGAGCTGCAGCTGGCGCCCGACCTACCCCGCTGCCGTGTCGACCCGCGGCGGTTCCTAGTCGTCGTCAGCCACCTGATCGACAACGCGCGCCGCGCGGCGTCGGGGCGTGTGCACATTGTCATCGGCACCCGCTGCCGCGGGGACTTTGACGACATCCCTTGCCCCATCGCTCACAAGCCCGATTGGATCGAGCTGAGCATCGCTGACCGAGGGCGTGGCATGCCCTACGAGGTACGGCGGAGGGCGTTCGAACCCTTCTACTCCGCCTTCGCGGAGCCCGGCCGCTACGGCCTTGGGCTGAGCATCGTCCACGGGTACGTGACACAGTGCGGTGGGTACTTAGCGTTGAGCAGCGTTGAGTCCGAGGGCACCACGGTCGCGATGAGGTTCCCGGCCATCAACGGAGAGGTGGAAATGGCCGCGCCGACGAACGGGTCGGCCGCCCCAGCGAAGGTCCTGATTGCGGGCGGAGGAGACCACGAGATCAGCGCAGCAGTCGCTGCGGCGGAAGCCCTCGGGTGCACCGTGCGGGTTGCTCGGAGCGTCGCGTTGGCCCTAGAAGTAGTCGGGCGTGATGGCATGGACATCCTGATATCCGACTCCGCGTTGGCGGGCCCGACGGATGGCTTCGGGCTAGCGAACATCGCGGTGTCGTACACGCCGCATATTGGCTCAATTGTGCTGGTCGATGCCGGGGCAGCAAATCTTGCCACGCACAACCCGGCAAGCGGCCTGCTCGTGCTGACCAAGCCCGTGGACGGCGAAGAGCTTTCCACCCACATTCAAAGTCTGCTGGGAAGGAATGCCCGGCGGGTTGACGAGCTGGCTCGCCTGACGGCGCGCGAGCGTGAGGTGCTGCAGCACGTGGCGACGGGGAAATCGCAGGTGGACATTGGCCGGCTGCTGGGTATTTCCGAACGCACTGTCGAACAGCACGTCCGGGCCGCTCGCAAGAAGCTCAACGCGGTGAGCACCGTCGACGCCGTCGTTCAGGCAATCGGGAACCGAGAGATTGTTCCCTAATCGAGGGCATAGACCCGACGCCGGTGGTAGGCTCCGAGCATGCGAAGAAGCTGTCTACTCCACAGCTGCCAGGCAGGAAGGTAACTGCGCGCTGCCTCGCCTTCTACTCCTGTGGTTCGACACGCGCTGCGAGCAGCTCTTGGCATGCGATCAAGTATCCAAACTCGAATGCTGAGCGGGCGCCGATTTTCTTCATCACGGTCCGCCGGTGATTCTCTACGGTACGGACGCTGAGCTGCAGTTGCGTAGCCGCTTCGCTGTTAGTGGCGCCACACTTGAGTTCCCGCAGCAGCTTCGAGTCACGTTCCGTAAAATGAGGAGCTGGTTCAATCGTCATCTGCTTCCCTTCTTCGACTGGAGTAGTACACCCGCTACAGCGTGCCAGCCCGTCAATGCGGCTACGCGGCTAGCTGGCGTGCTGGTTGCCTTTGCACACGGTCGGTTGCAGCAGAGTCTTCATCAGCTCACGTCGTCAGGACTCTTGAGGCTGTGTGCTTCGATCCGGTCAGCGGCAGCCAGAACTTGACAAGGTGCGCCAATTCTCGCGTCGCATTAGGGGGCACCCCCTACGCAGAAGCCCTTAGGCAATGGCGCCTACCAGGGCTGACCCGTACAGCTCTCGACACGGGTTGTGCCAGGCGTTGTACACACGCCCCACAGCGTTGGTAGCGGCAGCATGCATTCGGAAGCCGCAACTTACCATGCAGTAGCCGCTCTCCTGCTACAAATCCCGTACATCGTGCCCCAGCCTCCCTGAGGTTGACCGCAATATTTCTGGCGAACATCGGTCATGGGTACGCCAATCGGGCGTTCTCGGTCGAATTTGAATCTTTTCTTCTTTTTCGAGGGCACTTTCAAGCTTCCCGCAGGGAGGAATCTCTAGAGTGGATCCGCGCGGCGCCTGCGGCCGGGAAGGCCGACATCGGCGTGGATGCGATGGTTCCGTACCCAGGGCCGAATTGGCGAAGGCGTAATCAAAGGGATGGGATGGGCGAAGCCGACTCCAACACCGACGACCGGTTCATGCAGTTGCTGACGCAGAACCAGCGCCGGCTGCTTGCGTTCATCGCCGGCATGACGCCTTCCTTGGGCGACGCCGAGGATGTTCTGCAGGAGATAAACATGGCGTTGTGGAAGAAGCGCGAACTCTATGACTGGGACCAGGGGTTCCTGCAGTGGGCGTTCGGGTTTGCGTGGATCGAGATCCGGCGTTTCCGCGACCGGCATTCAGCAAAGCACCTGTGGGCGAGCGACGCGGTCCTCGAGTCATTGGCCGCGGCGTACCCCAGAGAGACAGGCGTGCGGGAGCAGCGGCTCGACGCGCTCGCCGGCTGTATTGACAAGCTATTCACCGACGAGCGTCTGTTGATTAACGACTTCTACGCGCGACAACAGTCGGCCAAGGCCCTCGCCGAGTCCACGGGCCGGTCCGTCCGAAACGTCTACAAGCTGCTGACCAAGACTCGTCAACGGCTGCGGGAATGTGTTGAGCGGAGCTTGGCGCAGCGTTCAAGACCCGTGTGATGCGGCCCAATTACTCATTTCGCTTGATCTCTAACGGAAACGCGAAAGTATCGGGATGACCGATCCGAGAGAGCAGTCCGATCTCGATCGACTCGAGCAGCTGGTCGGCGATAAGTGCAACGGCGCCCTCGATTCCGATGGCTACGCTGAACTCCACGCCCTGCTGGCGCGGTCGGAACGGCTCCGGTGCGAGTACTGGGAGCTGATCGCATTCAACACCGACCTGCACTGGGTCCTCGCCGATGTCCGGACGCCCCAACAGCGTCGGGACACGGACTCGCCAACACCCCACCACGGCCAGCCCGTCCGGCTGCCCATCTACTGGCTTGCCGCAGCACTCGCGGCGAGCCTGCTGGCGGCCATTGGTCTGGCGGTAAGCCTTTGGCCTGGCAGCGAGGATGATCTGCCTACCGTGGTCGCCGATGCGGGCGGCGAGCGCGATGAGCTAGCCCTACCGAACGCGGACAGCCGGGCCTCGCAGCAACCTGCGCAGCAGAACCCCGGTGCCAGCACTGCGATCTTTGCTGCGTCGTTGACCTCGCCAACCAACGACAGCCGCTGGCGGAGCTCACAGAGCTCAGACGCGAACCCTCAGCGTATCCGACTCGGAGAGAAGCTCTGGGTCGATGCCGGGGCGATCGAGATGCAGATCGATGGGGGCGCGGTGGGCGTGCTCCGCGCCCCCGTGGAACTCCAATTGCACAGCAGCTCCCGGCTTCAACTTGTGCGGGGACGGATCACGGTGACCGCCCCCAAGCTTACCAACGGATTCACCGTCGACACCCCATCGGCCGAGGTCGTTGACCTCGGTACGGTGTTCTCCGTCGCGGCCGCCGAGACGGGGACCGACCTGGTCGTGTTCGGAGGCAAGGTCGACCTACGCGTGCCACCAACCAATCCCAAGAACGGCGGCGCACCTCCGGGCGACGCCCTGCACCTCGCCAAGGGAGACGCCGTGCACGTCAGCAGTGAGGGCGGGTTGTCGCGGATCATGAGCGTGCAGTCGTCCGGTGATCCGATGGACCTTAACCGAGCGCCGCGGACGCCGGTCGTGGGCTCGGTCGCTGACAACGTCGACCGGGAAGGAAACTGGAAGTTCTACGAGATCGTCGCCGGCGGGATGCGGGAAGACGCGCCGGCCTACGTCGACCGCTTTCACGAATGGAACGGGCTCACGCCGGACGGCATGCCCGCGTACCTGGTTGGCGGCGACTACGTGCGGATGTTCAACGAGGACAAGGCGGACGAGGACCTGCGGATCGAGATCATGCTCACCCGCCCCTCGGCCCTCTATGTGCTGCTCGACAACCGGGTCGCGGCGCCGGATTGGCTGGCCGCCTCATTCGAGAACACGGGCGACGAGATCGGGGTCGACGAGTCCCCTCACGATACCGCGAACCGCTTCCCCGCCAACGATCAGTTCGCCCAGGTAGGACCAGGCGAGAGCATCGATCGCGTTCACTCGATCTGGAAGGCGGCGGCGCCTAACGGCGGCCCGGTCGTCCTAGGACCCAACGGACTGCTGCCCAACCGTCAGGACCAAGACCCACGCCCCAGGTATATCCGCGCAAACATGTACGGGGTCGTAGCGGTCCCTTTGGCCGACGCCCCCGCTGCCCCCTAATAACCGAACCGCATCGCCGATCTCATCCTTCAAGGTAAACGCATGGACCACGCACACAACGACGTTGACTGCAGCCCCGAGTTCGCATCGCCCGTCCCCGCCGGCGCCGATTCACTTGCCGACCGCCTTCCGTCGGATGCAGGGCTTTCCATTTCGGAACGCATCGACGCGTGGCTGCACACACTGCAGCGGCGCGACACTCTCCGCCTCACCATGATGTACGCCGACCAGGTGAGTGGGTACGCGTCGAGCCTGCCGTGGGACT
This genomic interval from Posidoniimonas corsicana contains the following:
- a CDS encoding protoglobin domain-containing protein; translation: MADTNDDDLKSALGLTPEAVETRLQMIGLDASSRDSLGSYWPTAQESTAILLEQFYDQFISTPDLAAVLGHPSRIPKLILVQTEYLESLFCDPIDAEYVDRRLRIGARHHQLRVKPQWYLAACAHLLCGYIEAAPTTNRQEPMAVDEIDAMVKSLFFDASLVLDAYMRNADLAATSGAAEHTGPHVPTGERSGMPTPSSVNGQRHATAAIRRLRMNESDVSRRATFLGLEDRCLEGLAAAAPAVLDALPGVLQEFYDLIESTADLAGMLEGEQVQRLMWQVRSYWSELLRGEIDPVYATSRMRIGAVHEQLGIPPQLYLAGLARQVSRLLPVVMGRGDDGRHTLSTLFRLVFFDVTFVIDAYMEARASRLLQLRGLASQVMTDVSSAVVVTDRECRVLFANEAFVSMVGIDPGLLYCMELANAIPSMDLEGVVRSVGASPQRRLMLVKKLGDRSLRVTISELEASQPAEGKIAIVLDDVSELVRVGDSFDSTSAQYQRLADVVAAVLWEMDWETRTLVSLSRGALELIGQRDVSLLGRAHAWTTAIYPEDHAAFVAACESLNELTHNSCEYRMVRSDGQIVYVSSHLTRTTSEGDKLRIAAVTTDISQTRSTDRLRLSSLEHFSSNICDVVSTAVASVEFDLQRIAAAPTPPGASDRGVSQALFAVKRVASVLGSLNAFSGRQRLDVQAADLNDLVHEFLAEIKVIAGEECDLELQLAPDLPRCRVDPRRFLVVVSHLIDNARRAASGRVHIVIGTRCRGDFDDIPCPIAHKPDWIELSIADRGRGMPYEVRRRAFEPFYSAFAEPGRYGLGLSIVHGYVTQCGGYLALSSVESEGTTVAMRFPAINGEVEMAAPTNGSAAPAKVLIAGGGDHEISAAVAAAEALGCTVRVARSVALALEVVGRDGMDILISDSALAGPTDGFGLANIAVSYTPHIGSIVLVDAGAANLATHNPASGLLVLTKPVDGEELSTHIQSLLGRNARRVDELARLTAREREVLQHVATGKSQVDIGRLLGISERTVEQHVRAARKKLNAVSTVDAVVQAIGNREIVP
- a CDS encoding helix-turn-helix domain-containing protein, which codes for MTIEPAPHFTERDSKLLRELKCGATNSEAATQLQLSVRTVENHRRTVMKKIGARSAFEFGYLIACQELLAARVEPQE
- a CDS encoding sigma-70 family RNA polymerase sigma factor, whose protein sequence is MGEADSNTDDRFMQLLTQNQRRLLAFIAGMTPSLGDAEDVLQEINMALWKKRELYDWDQGFLQWAFGFAWIEIRRFRDRHSAKHLWASDAVLESLAAAYPRETGVREQRLDALAGCIDKLFTDERLLINDFYARQQSAKALAESTGRSVRNVYKLLTKTRQRLRECVERSLAQRSRPV
- a CDS encoding FecR family protein; the protein is MTDPREQSDLDRLEQLVGDKCNGALDSDGYAELHALLARSERLRCEYWELIAFNTDLHWVLADVRTPQQRRDTDSPTPHHGQPVRLPIYWLAAALAASLLAAIGLAVSLWPGSEDDLPTVVADAGGERDELALPNADSRASQQPAQQNPGASTAIFAASLTSPTNDSRWRSSQSSDANPQRIRLGEKLWVDAGAIEMQIDGGAVGVLRAPVELQLHSSSRLQLVRGRITVTAPKLTNGFTVDTPSAEVVDLGTVFSVAAAETGTDLVVFGGKVDLRVPPTNPKNGGAPPGDALHLAKGDAVHVSSEGGLSRIMSVQSSGDPMDLNRAPRTPVVGSVADNVDREGNWKFYEIVAGGMREDAPAYVDRFHEWNGLTPDGMPAYLVGGDYVRMFNEDKADEDLRIEIMLTRPSALYVLLDNRVAAPDWLAASFENTGDEIGVDESPHDTANRFPANDQFAQVGPGESIDRVHSIWKAAAPNGGPVVLGPNGLLPNRQDQDPRPRYIRANMYGVVAVPLADAPAAP